One segment of Geminicoccaceae bacterium DNA contains the following:
- the rpsJ gene encoding 30S ribosomal protein S10 codes for MDTQNIRIRLKAFDHRVLDQSVREIVGTAKRTGAAVRGPIPLPNRIERFTVNRGPHVDKKSREQFEVRTHKRLLDIVNPTPQTVDALMKLDLASGVDVEIKL; via the coding sequence ATGGATACGCAGAATATACGCATACGCCTTAAGGCCTTCGATCATCGTGTACTCGATCAGTCGGTCCGCGAGATTGTTGGTACGGCGAAGCGAACGGGCGCCGCGGTGCGCGGTCCCATTCCGCTGCCCAATCGCATTGAGCGTTTCACGGTCAATCGCGGACCGCACGTGGACAAGAAGAGTCGCGAGCAGTTCGAGGTTCGTACTCATAAGCGCCTCCTGGATATCGTCAATCCGACCCCGCAGACGGTGGACGCGCTGATGAAGCTCGATCTGGCGTCTGGTGTGGATGTCGAGATCAAGCTGTAG
- a CDS encoding Hsp20 family protein encodes MSIVHFDSFPALRHFGRVSQSLANGAVPGPAYDIESHGDDSFVIQVALPGYQRDELEISFHDHNMTVKGCRNTALAENAQVLHKGIPTDSFVQSFRLGDHVEVVKAELDSGILRIDLVRRIPEALKPRTISIGQADRAA; translated from the coding sequence ATGAGCATCGTTCATTTCGATTCGTTTCCTGCACTTCGCCATTTCGGTCGCGTTTCCCAGTCCCTTGCAAATGGCGCTGTCCCCGGTCCGGCCTATGACATCGAGTCCCATGGCGATGATAGCTTTGTCATTCAGGTCGCGCTTCCGGGCTATCAACGGGATGAGCTTGAGATCAGCTTTCATGACCACAATATGACGGTCAAAGGCTGCAGGAATACCGCACTTGCCGAGAACGCGCAGGTCTTGCACAAGGGAATTCCGACAGACTCGTTTGTCCAGTCATTCAGGCTCGGCGACCATGTAGAGGTCGTCAAGGCGGAACTCGATAGCGGTATTCTGCGCATTGATCTGGTCCGAAGAATACCCGAAGCATTGAAGCCCCGCACAATTTCCATAGGCCAGGCCGACCGGGCCGCGTGA
- the rpsL gene encoding 30S ribosomal protein S12 yields the protein MPTINQLVNHGRKVPGKRNKVPAMEACPQKRGVCTRVYTTTPKKPNSALRKVARVRLTNGYEVTSYIPGEGHNLQEHSVVLIRGGRVKDLPGVRYHIIRGTLDTQGVNGRKQARSKYGVKRPK from the coding sequence ATGCCGACCATCAATCAGCTGGTAAATCACGGGCGCAAGGTCCCCGGGAAGCGGAACAAGGTTCCCGCCATGGAGGCCTGCCCGCAGAAACGGGGTGTCTGTACCCGTGTCTATACCACGACACCAAAAAAGCCGAACTCCGCCCTGCGCAAGGTCGCGCGCGTACGCCTGACCAACGGTTACGAGGTGACGAGCTACATTCCCGGTGAAGGGCACAATCTGCAGGAACACTCTGTCGTGCTCATCCGTGGCGGCCGCGTGAAGGATCTGCCCGGCGTGCGATATCACATCATCCGCGGCACTCTGGATACGCAGGGTGTGAACGGCCGCAAGCAGGCGCGTTCGAAGTATGGCGTCAAGCGGCCGAAATAG
- the tuf gene encoding elongation factor Tu, giving the protein MAKEKFERTKPHANIGTIGHVDHGKTTLTAAITKVLAESGGAAFTSYDNIDKAPEEKARGITINTAHVEYETPSRHYAHVDCPGHADYVKNMITGAAQMDGAILVVSAADGPMPQTREHILLARQVGVPALVVFMNKVDMVDDEELLELVELEVRELLSAYEFPGDDIPIIKGSALAALEGSNNEIGHDAVLELMKAVDEFIPQPERAVDGTFLMPIEDVFSISGRGTVVTGRVERGVIKVGEEIEIVGIRPTTKTTCTGVEMFRKLLDQGQAGDNVGVLLRGTKRDDVERGQVLCKPGSIKPHTKFKCETYILTKDEGGRHTPFFSNYRPQFYFRTTDVTGSIKLPEGTEMVMPGDNVTMEVELIAPIAMEQGLRFAIREGGRTVGAGVVASIED; this is encoded by the coding sequence ATGGCCAAGGAAAAGTTTGAGCGAACGAAGCCGCATGCGAATATCGGGACGATTGGGCATGTGGACCACGGGAAGACGACGCTGACGGCGGCGATCACGAAGGTTCTTGCGGAGTCGGGCGGTGCGGCGTTCACGTCGTATGACAACATCGACAAGGCCCCCGAGGAGAAGGCTCGCGGCATCACGATCAACACGGCGCATGTCGAGTACGAGACGCCGAGCCGCCACTATGCGCATGTGGACTGCCCTGGCCATGCGGACTACGTGAAGAACATGATCACCGGTGCGGCGCAGATGGATGGTGCCATCCTGGTGGTTTCGGCGGCGGACGGCCCGATGCCGCAGACGCGCGAGCACATTCTGCTGGCCCGCCAGGTTGGTGTGCCGGCGCTTGTGGTGTTCATGAACAAGGTCGACATGGTCGACGACGAGGAGCTGCTTGAGCTGGTGGAGCTCGAGGTTCGCGAGCTTCTGTCGGCGTACGAGTTTCCCGGCGACGACATTCCGATCATCAAGGGTTCGGCGCTGGCCGCTCTCGAGGGCAGCAACAACGAGATCGGACACGATGCGGTCCTCGAACTGATGAAGGCGGTGGACGAGTTCATTCCGCAGCCGGAGCGTGCCGTGGACGGGACGTTCCTGATGCCGATCGAGGACGTGTTCTCGATTTCGGGTCGCGGGACGGTGGTGACGGGCCGCGTGGAGCGTGGCGTGATCAAGGTTGGCGAGGAGATCGAGATCGTCGGCATCCGTCCGACGACCAAGACCACCTGCACGGGCGTGGAGATGTTCCGCAAGCTGCTGGACCAGGGTCAGGCCGGCGATAATGTCGGCGTTCTGTTGCGCGGCACCAAGCGGGACGACGTCGAGCGTGGCCAGGTGCTGTGCAAGCCGGGTTCGATCAAGCCGCACACGAAGTTCAAGTGCGAGACCTACATCCTGACGAAGGACGAAGGGGGGCGTCATACGCCGTTCTTCTCGAACTATCGTCCGCAGTTCTACTTCCGGACCACCGATGTGACGGGCTCGATCAAGCTGCCCGAGGGCACGGAGATGGTGATGCCGGGCGACAACGTGACGATGGAAGTCGAACTGATCGCCCCCATCGCCATGGAACAGGGCCTTCGCTTCGCCATCCGTGAGGGCGGACGTACCGTCGGTGCCGGCGTCGTCGCCAGCATCGAGGATTGA
- the glmS gene encoding glutamine--fructose-6-phosphate transaminase (isomerizing), with amino-acid sequence MCGIVGCVGRRPVTPILIDALRRLEYRGYDSAGIATLTERGIDRRRAEGKLERLAARLAEDPISGTTGIGHTRWATHGVPNETNAHPHRSMGVAVVHNGIIENFQALRSELEGLGHHFETQTDTEVVPHLVAHHLRAGLSPEDASLAAVRRLEGAFGLVLLFEGHGDLLVAARRGSPLAVGYGDDEMFIGSDALALAPLTERIQYLEEGDIAFVRRDGAQIVDAEGRPQERPIILTAMSGAMIGKGNHRHFMEKEIFEQPAVIGDTLRSFADPVTHRINLPELPFDLRNISRLTTVACGTASYACLVARYWFEEVAGIPTDWEIGSEFRYREPPLVPGQVGLFVSQSGETADTLAAMRHMRSAGHPCLAVVNVPESTLAREADAVLRTLAGPEIGVASTKAFTTQLATLACLAIGAGMARGKLDSETESHLARQLDEIPARALQVLDRDRDIHEVAQSLQNARDVLFIGRGQLYPIALEGALKLKEISYIHAEGYAAGELKHGPIALIDDDVPIIVMAPSDRLFEKTASNLQEAAARGGRIVLLSDERGVDKLGRYAWRSITLPEVDPFVLPILYSIPVQLLAYHTAVLKGTDVDQPRNLAKSVTVE; translated from the coding sequence TTGTGTGGAATTGTTGGTTGTGTCGGCCGGCGGCCCGTTACCCCCATTCTGATTGATGCGCTCAGACGCCTCGAATATCGCGGCTATGACAGTGCGGGCATTGCCACGCTGACTGAACGCGGCATCGACCGCCGCCGTGCCGAGGGAAAACTCGAGCGACTGGCTGCACGCCTTGCCGAGGATCCCATTTCAGGTACGACCGGTATCGGCCATACGCGTTGGGCCACCCACGGTGTACCGAACGAGACCAATGCCCATCCGCATCGCAGCATGGGCGTGGCAGTCGTCCATAATGGTATCATCGAGAATTTTCAGGCGCTGCGGAGCGAACTGGAGGGGCTCGGACATCATTTCGAAACCCAGACCGATACGGAGGTGGTTCCACATCTGGTCGCCCACCATCTTCGTGCCGGACTGTCGCCCGAGGATGCCTCGTTAGCTGCGGTGCGGCGGCTTGAGGGCGCTTTCGGTCTGGTGCTGCTGTTCGAGGGGCATGGCGATCTGCTGGTGGCGGCACGGCGCGGCAGTCCGCTTGCCGTGGGATATGGCGACGATGAGATGTTCATCGGTTCCGATGCGCTCGCACTGGCACCGCTCACCGAACGTATCCAGTATCTTGAGGAAGGCGATATCGCGTTCGTCCGGCGCGACGGTGCCCAAATCGTCGACGCCGAGGGTCGTCCCCAGGAACGTCCCATCATCCTGACGGCAATGTCCGGAGCGATGATCGGCAAGGGAAACCACCGGCATTTCATGGAAAAGGAAATCTTCGAGCAGCCGGCGGTCATCGGTGACACACTGCGTTCGTTTGCTGACCCGGTAACCCATCGCATCAACCTGCCGGAGCTGCCGTTCGACCTGCGCAACATCTCGCGACTGACGACAGTGGCTTGCGGTACGGCGTCCTATGCCTGCCTCGTCGCCCGTTACTGGTTCGAGGAGGTGGCCGGCATTCCCACCGACTGGGAGATTGGCTCCGAGTTCCGATACCGGGAACCGCCCCTGGTGCCGGGCCAGGTGGGGCTGTTCGTTTCGCAATCGGGCGAAACCGCTGACACACTGGCGGCGATGCGCCACATGCGGTCCGCTGGTCATCCTTGCCTCGCCGTCGTCAACGTGCCCGAGAGCACTCTTGCGCGCGAAGCGGATGCGGTGCTGCGCACCTTGGCCGGTCCGGAGATCGGCGTGGCTTCGACCAAGGCATTTACCACCCAGCTCGCCACACTTGCATGCCTTGCCATCGGTGCCGGCATGGCCCGTGGTAAACTCGATAGCGAAACCGAGAGCCACCTCGCGCGCCAGCTCGATGAAATTCCCGCCCGAGCACTACAGGTACTGGATCGCGATCGCGATATTCATGAGGTCGCGCAGTCGCTGCAGAATGCGCGCGACGTGCTCTTCATCGGCCGTGGCCAGCTTTATCCGATCGCCCTTGAAGGAGCGCTCAAGCTCAAGGAAATCAGCTACATCCACGCCGAGGGTTATGCTGCGGGGGAGCTCAAGCATGGACCGATCGCGCTGATTGACGACGACGTGCCGATTATTGTCATGGCACCCAGCGACCGATTGTTCGAAAAGACAGCGAGCAACCTGCAGGAAGCTGCCGCACGGGGCGGGCGGATCGTATTGCTGAGTGACGAGCGCGGTGTGGATAAGCTCGGCCGTTATGCGTGGCGCAGCATCACGCTTCCGGAAGTCGATCCCTTCGTCCTGCCGATCCTCTACTCGATCCCGGTACAGCTGCTGGCCTATCACACTGCCGTGCTGAAAGGGACCGATGTCGACCAGCCCCGCAACCTTGCCAAATCGGTCACGGTCGAATGA
- the fusA gene encoding elongation factor G — protein sequence MAREVPLERYRNIGIMAHIDAGKTTTTERILFYTGRSHKIGEVHDGAATMDWMEQEQERGITITSAATTASWRDHRVNIIDTPGHVDFTIEVERSLRVLDGAVAVFDSVAGVEPQSETVWRQADRYGVPRLAFINKMDRIGANFDRCVEMMKDRLGAVPVIVNFPIGTESELRGVVDLIHNRAIVWHDESLGASFSYEDIPADLADRAEELRTTLIETAVEVDDEAMEAYLEGDTPDADTLIRCIRKGTIDGRFNPVLCGSAFKNKGVQPLLDAVVDFLPSPVDLPPVEGIKPGTEDERVTRKSDDNEAFSALAFKIMTDPFVGTLTFARIYSGSVESGSYTINSVKDKRERVGRLLLMHANSREEIKEARAGDIVAFVGLKDTTTGDTLCDPAKPVILERMDFPDPVIEVAVEPKTKADQEKMSIALGKLAQEDPSFRVGVDHESGQTVIKGMGELHLEILVDRMKREFKVDANVGAPQVAYRETITRNSEIDYTHKKQTGGSGQFARIKLLFEPAEKGSGFSFASKIVGGSVPKEYIPGVQKGLESSMQSGVLAGFPMTDVKVELIDGAYHDVDSSVMAFEIAARAAFREGIQKAGPQLLEPVMRVEAVTPDEYMGDIIGDLNSRRGQVSGMEPRGNAQVIRAMVPLANMFGYVNTLRSLSQGRAQFTMHFDHYEPVPQAVADEIRAKYA from the coding sequence ATGGCACGCGAAGTTCCCCTCGAGCGCTATCGTAATATCGGCATCATGGCGCACATTGATGCCGGCAAGACGACGACGACTGAACGAATCCTGTTTTACACCGGACGCTCGCACAAGATCGGTGAGGTTCACGACGGTGCCGCGACCATGGACTGGATGGAGCAGGAGCAGGAGCGCGGCATAACGATCACGTCAGCCGCGACTACGGCATCCTGGCGTGACCATCGGGTGAACATCATCGATACCCCGGGGCACGTGGACTTCACCATTGAAGTCGAGCGTTCGCTGCGTGTTCTTGACGGCGCTGTCGCCGTGTTCGATTCGGTGGCGGGCGTCGAGCCACAGTCGGAGACGGTGTGGAGGCAGGCCGATCGGTATGGAGTTCCCCGCCTGGCGTTCATCAACAAGATGGACCGGATCGGGGCGAACTTCGATCGTTGCGTGGAGATGATGAAGGATCGCCTCGGCGCCGTTCCCGTGATCGTGAACTTCCCCATCGGCACCGAGTCCGAGCTTCGGGGTGTGGTCGATCTGATCCATAACCGGGCGATTGTCTGGCACGACGAGTCGCTGGGGGCGTCCTTTTCATATGAGGATATCCCGGCTGATCTGGCCGACCGGGCGGAAGAGTTGCGTACAACATTGATCGAGACGGCAGTCGAGGTCGATGACGAGGCGATGGAAGCTTACCTGGAGGGCGATACGCCGGATGCGGATACCCTGATTCGTTGCATCCGCAAGGGAACAATTGACGGCAGGTTCAATCCGGTTCTGTGCGGCTCGGCGTTCAAGAACAAGGGCGTACAGCCCCTGCTTGATGCCGTGGTTGACTTTCTTCCTTCGCCAGTTGATCTGCCACCTGTTGAAGGCATCAAGCCCGGAACCGAGGACGAGAGAGTTACACGCAAGTCCGATGACAACGAGGCGTTTTCGGCGCTCGCGTTCAAGATCATGACCGATCCCTTCGTGGGGACTTTGACCTTCGCGCGCATTTATTCCGGGTCAGTGGAGAGCGGCTCCTACACGATCAATTCGGTCAAGGACAAGCGTGAGCGTGTTGGTCGTCTTCTGTTGATGCATGCGAACAGTCGCGAGGAAATCAAGGAAGCTCGGGCTGGGGATATTGTAGCGTTTGTCGGCCTCAAGGATACGACGACGGGTGACACGCTGTGTGATCCGGCCAAGCCAGTCATTCTTGAGCGGATGGATTTTCCCGATCCCGTCATTGAGGTAGCGGTCGAGCCAAAGACGAAAGCCGATCAGGAGAAAATGTCTATTGCATTGGGCAAGTTGGCTCAGGAAGACCCGTCCTTTCGCGTGGGTGTCGACCATGAAAGTGGGCAGACGGTCATCAAGGGGATGGGCGAGTTGCATCTCGAAATTCTCGTCGACCGTATGAAGCGGGAATTCAAGGTCGATGCGAATGTGGGGGCACCGCAGGTCGCTTATCGCGAGACGATTACGCGCAATTCCGAGATCGACTACACGCACAAGAAGCAGACCGGTGGTTCGGGCCAGTTTGCCCGTATCAAGCTGTTGTTTGAACCCGCGGAGAAGGGGTCGGGCTTCAGCTTTGCCAGCAAGATTGTTGGTGGTTCCGTTCCAAAGGAATATATTCCTGGAGTCCAGAAGGGGCTCGAAAGCTCCATGCAGTCGGGTGTTCTCGCGGGCTTCCCGATGACCGATGTCAAGGTCGAACTCATTGATGGCGCCTATCACGACGTGGACAGCTCGGTGATGGCGTTCGAAATCGCGGCCCGGGCTGCGTTCCGGGAGGGAATTCAGAAGGCTGGCCCGCAGCTGTTGGAGCCTGTGATGCGGGTTGAGGCCGTGACTCCCGACGAATATATGGGTGACATCATAGGTGATCTTAACAGTCGTCGAGGGCAGGTGTCAGGCATGGAGCCACGTGGGAACGCGCAGGTCATTCGCGCCATGGTGCCACTTGCGAACATGTTCGGATATGTCAACACGTTACGTTCGCTTTCGCAGGGACGTGCGCAATTCACGATGCATTTTGACCACTATGAGCCGGTACCGCAAGCGGTCGCCGACGAGATCCGCGCCAAGTACGCGTGA
- the rpsS gene encoding 30S ribosomal protein S19 codes for MPRAVWKGPFVDGYLFDKAEKARSSGRNEIIKTWSRRSTIMPDFIGLTFAVYNGKKFIPVYVTENMVGHKLGEFAPTRTYFGHGVDKKAKRK; via the coding sequence ATGCCCCGTGCTGTATGGAAAGGCCCGTTCGTCGACGGCTATCTTTTCGACAAGGCTGAAAAGGCGCGATCTTCGGGTCGTAACGAAATTATCAAGACGTGGTCGCGTCGCTCGACGATCATGCCTGATTTCATCGGGCTGACCTTCGCCGTCTACAACGGCAAGAAGTTCATACCGGTCTACGTCACGGAAAACATGGTCGGGCACAAGCTTGGCGAGTTTGCGCCGACCCGGACCTACTTTGGTCATGGCGTCGACAAAAAGGCAAAAAGGAAGTAG
- a CDS encoding 50S ribosomal protein L23 — translation MSALPRYYDVIVAPVITEKSTRVSEFNQVVFKVRHDASKPEIKAAVEGIFGVTVKAVNTLVQKGKTKRFRGRLGRRSDVKKAIVTLAEGQSIDVTTGV, via the coding sequence ATGAGCGCTCTACCTCGATACTACGATGTTATCGTTGCTCCGGTAATTACCGAGAAGTCGACCCGCGTATCGGAATTCAACCAGGTTGTCTTCAAGGTGCGTCATGATGCCAGCAAGCCGGAAATCAAGGCTGCGGTGGAAGGGATTTTCGGCGTTACCGTCAAGGCGGTGAATACATTGGTTCAAAAAGGCAAGACAAAACGCTTTCGAGGACGGCTCGGTCGCCGGTCCGATGTGAAGAAGGCGATTGTCACACTCGCCGAGGGCCAGTCGATTGACGTGACGACAGGGGTGTGA
- the rplD gene encoding 50S ribosomal protein L4 — translation MQVEVKNLAGESVGTAELSDAVFGADVREDILHRVVRWQLAKRRSGTHKVKGRSEVSGSTAKIYKQKGTGRARHGAKRGTMFRGGGIVFGPTPRDHGFDLPKKVRKLGLRGALSSKARDGKLIVVDAVTMSEPKTKVLRGTLDGLGLDSALFVVAGEADRNFALASRNIPLIDLLSQEGANVYDILRRDTLVLTRDAAKLLEERLQ, via the coding sequence ATGCAGGTTGAGGTAAAGAACCTCGCCGGCGAGTCGGTCGGCACTGCTGAGTTGAGTGACGCGGTTTTTGGCGCGGATGTTCGTGAGGATATCCTTCATCGCGTTGTTCGATGGCAGCTTGCCAAGCGTCGCTCCGGCACCCACAAGGTCAAGGGGCGAAGCGAAGTTTCGGGCTCGACCGCGAAGATCTACAAACAAAAGGGTACCGGGCGGGCTCGACATGGTGCCAAGCGTGGTACGATGTTCCGGGGCGGTGGTATCGTCTTTGGTCCTACCCCGCGTGACCACGGTTTCGATTTGCCGAAAAAGGTACGCAAGCTGGGGTTGCGTGGTGCGCTTTCGAGCAAGGCCCGGGACGGTAAACTGATCGTTGTCGATGCCGTCACGATGAGCGAGCCCAAGACCAAGGTTCTTCGTGGTACGCTTGATGGTCTGGGTTTGGACTCTGCCCTTTTCGTTGTCGCCGGCGAGGCTGATCGCAATTTTGCGCTAGCTTCTCGCAATATACCACTCATTGATCTGTTGTCGCAGGAAGGGGCGAATGTCTACGATATCTTGCGACGCGATACCCTGGTTTTGACTCGTGACGCTGCCAAGTTGCTGGAGGAGAGACTCCAATGA
- the rpsG gene encoding 30S ribosomal protein S7: MRRRAAEKREVLPDPKFHDVVLAKFINNLMLDGKKSAAEKIVYGAFEKMQSRSGRDPVELFHEAMENVKPSLEVRSRRVGGATYQVPVEVRPERRQALAIRWLIQTSRNRSEKTMTDRLAGELLDAANGRGAAFKKREDTLRMAEANRAFSHYRW, encoded by the coding sequence ATGCGTAGACGCGCGGCCGAAAAGCGGGAAGTTCTGCCGGACCCCAAGTTTCACGATGTGGTTCTGGCGAAGTTCATCAACAATCTGATGCTCGACGGCAAGAAGTCCGCCGCCGAGAAGATTGTCTACGGTGCATTCGAGAAAATGCAGAGTCGATCGGGACGCGATCCGGTCGAGCTGTTTCATGAAGCGATGGAAAATGTGAAGCCTTCGCTTGAGGTCCGGTCGCGCCGTGTCGGCGGTGCAACCTATCAGGTTCCGGTTGAGGTTCGTCCGGAGCGTCGGCAGGCTCTCGCCATCCGATGGCTGATCCAAACTTCTCGTAATCGTTCCGAAAAGACAATGACCGACCGGTTGGCCGGAGAGCTGCTAGATGCGGCAAATGGCAGGGGGGCTGCTTTCAAAAAGCGGGAAGACACCTTGCGGATGGCCGAAGCCAACCGCGCTTTCTCCCATTATCGCTGGTAA
- a CDS encoding DnaJ domain-containing protein has protein sequence MSEGLYRELGVAKSASADDIQRAYRKLAKKYHPDANPGDKAAEERFKKISSAYAILKDTDQRARYDRGEIDDAGNERAPFGGMGGFHNARAKAGQGGFEYRSAGGFGGFDDILSDLFGGFASGGGNSTGGGRSVRGGDIHYRTSVDFIKAAAGGNERVRLQDGRQIEVTIPAGLTSGTQLRLRGKGHPGNGGNAPSGDLLLEVEVRPHPDMRRDGLDIIVDQPVPLETAVNGGKVRVKTINGEVSLSVPAWSSSGQILRMRGRGIHDRKSGGKGDQLVRLMITLPEKPDPALQDLFNKAEMRTG, from the coding sequence GTGAGTGAGGGTCTCTATCGAGAACTGGGGGTAGCAAAGTCGGCAAGCGCCGACGACATTCAGCGTGCCTATCGCAAACTCGCCAAGAAGTATCATCCTGATGCCAATCCCGGCGACAAAGCAGCCGAGGAACGCTTCAAGAAGATTTCCTCGGCCTATGCCATTCTCAAAGATACTGATCAGCGGGCGCGCTATGACCGCGGCGAGATTGATGACGCCGGCAACGAGCGGGCACCGTTTGGCGGCATGGGTGGCTTCCACAACGCGCGCGCAAAGGCTGGCCAAGGTGGTTTCGAATACCGCTCGGCAGGCGGTTTCGGTGGCTTTGATGACATCCTCAGCGACCTGTTCGGCGGCTTCGCATCCGGTGGGGGAAACTCGACAGGAGGAGGACGCTCCGTGCGAGGCGGCGACATCCATTACCGGACGTCAGTCGACTTCATCAAGGCTGCCGCCGGTGGCAACGAGCGGGTGCGTCTGCAAGACGGCCGCCAGATCGAGGTAACGATACCAGCGGGACTGACAAGCGGTACGCAATTGCGGCTTCGCGGCAAGGGACATCCCGGCAATGGCGGGAATGCACCTTCAGGAGATCTGCTGCTTGAGGTTGAAGTCCGCCCTCATCCCGACATGCGCCGCGATGGTCTCGATATTATCGTGGATCAGCCGGTTCCACTGGAAACAGCTGTGAATGGCGGCAAGGTCCGGGTAAAGACCATCAATGGCGAGGTCTCGCTGAGTGTGCCCGCATGGTCCAGTTCGGGACAGATCCTACGCATGCGAGGTCGAGGTATTCATGACCGCAAAAGCGGCGGCAAGGGCGATCAGCTAGTCCGGCTGATGATCACCCTTCCCGAGAAACCCGACCCCGCATTGCAGGACCTGTTCAACAAGGCCGAAATGCGGACAGGCTGA
- the rplC gene encoding 50S ribosomal protein L3, whose translation MRTGLIAKKIGMTRVFGVDGSHTPVTVLQVDDCEVVAVRTQDRDGYCAVQLGVGKAKTKNVSKAMRGHFAKAKVEPKRKLWEFRVAEDALVDVGSALHVGHFVAGQYVDVAGASIGKGFAGAMKRHNFGGLRASHGVSISHRSHGSTGQCQDPGKVFKGKKMAGHMGDHSVTVQNLEVFGVDPDQGLILVRGGVPGAKGSYLRVTDSKKKSLPKNAPYPAAIVHRGEALEVHKVGEEEE comes from the coding sequence ATGAGAACCGGCTTGATTGCCAAAAAGATAGGCATGACCCGAGTGTTCGGTGTCGACGGAAGCCATACCCCGGTAACTGTTTTGCAGGTCGATGACTGCGAGGTTGTGGCCGTTCGCACTCAGGATCGGGATGGATATTGCGCCGTCCAACTGGGTGTTGGCAAAGCCAAGACCAAGAATGTGTCCAAGGCCATGCGTGGGCATTTTGCCAAGGCCAAGGTGGAACCCAAGCGTAAGCTTTGGGAGTTCAGGGTAGCCGAGGATGCGTTGGTCGATGTAGGCTCGGCATTGCATGTCGGTCACTTCGTTGCAGGACAGTATGTCGATGTAGCTGGTGCGAGCATTGGCAAGGGCTTCGCCGGTGCCATGAAGCGGCACAATTTCGGTGGTCTTCGTGCAAGCCACGGCGTTTCGATTTCCCATCGGTCCCACGGTTCGACCGGTCAGTGTCAGGATCCTGGCAAGGTCTTCAAAGGCAAGAAGATGGCGGGCCACATGGGTGATCACTCCGTGACGGTCCAGAATCTTGAGGTGTTTGGTGTCGATCCTGACCAGGGCCTGATCCTGGTACGAGGTGGTGTGCCGGGCGCCAAGGGAAGTTACTTGCGGGTAACCGACTCGAAGAAAAAGTCCCTGCCGAAGAATGCTCCCTATCCGGCAGCAATCGTGCATCGGGGCGAAGCTCTCGAAGTGCACAAAGTCGGCGAGGAGGAGGAATAA
- the rplB gene encoding 50S ribosomal protein L2, producing the protein MALKTYKPTSPSRRQLVTVDRSDLWKGKPVKRLTEGLTKSGGRNNSGRTTVWWRGGGHKRTYRVVDFKRAKVDVPAIVERLEYDPNRTAFIALIRYEDGEQAYILAPQRLQEGDQVIASARVDVKPGNSAPLSGIPIGTIVHNIELKPGKGGQIARSAGAYAQIVGRDGDYTQLRLGSGEIRIVPSRCRASIGAVSNPDHQNINLGKAGRKRWLGKRPHVRGVVMNPIDHPHGGGEGRTSGGRHPVTPWGKPTKGRRTRNNKKTQTFIIRSRHVAKKRGG; encoded by the coding sequence ATGGCACTGAAGACATATAAACCGACAAGTCCCTCCCGTCGTCAACTCGTTACGGTCGACCGTAGCGATTTGTGGAAAGGCAAGCCGGTCAAGCGGTTGACCGAGGGGTTGACGAAGAGTGGCGGTCGCAACAATTCCGGACGTACCACGGTCTGGTGGCGTGGCGGCGGCCACAAGCGCACTTATCGTGTTGTCGATTTTAAGCGTGCCAAGGTGGATGTTCCTGCCATTGTGGAGAGGCTTGAGTACGATCCGAACAGAACCGCATTCATCGCCTTGATCCGTTATGAGGATGGAGAACAGGCCTACATCCTGGCGCCGCAGAGACTCCAGGAAGGGGACCAGGTCATCGCTTCGGCGCGTGTCGACGTGAAGCCCGGCAATTCGGCACCATTGAGCGGTATTCCCATAGGAACGATTGTACACAATATCGAATTGAAGCCGGGCAAGGGCGGGCAGATTGCAAGGTCTGCAGGTGCCTATGCCCAGATCGTGGGACGTGACGGTGATTATACGCAGTTGCGTTTGGGATCGGGCGAAATCCGGATTGTTCCGTCGCGGTGTCGAGCTTCGATAGGCGCGGTCTCCAATCCGGATCATCAGAATATCAATCTTGGGAAGGCCGGGCGTAAACGCTGGTTGGGCAAGCGCCCCCATGTTCGTGGTGTGGTGATGAACCCGATCGATCATCCGCATGGTGGTGGTGAAGGTCGGACCTCGGGTGGGCGCCATCCTGTGACACCATGGGGTAAGCCAACCAAGGGACGCCGTACCCGCAACAACAAGAAGACGCAGACATTCATCATCCGTAGTCGTCATGTTGCCAAGAAGAGAGGAGGCTGA